The Micromonospora sp. Llam0 genome includes a window with the following:
- a CDS encoding sulfite exporter TauE/SafE family protein translates to MDWVLVLAGCGIGIIVGLTGMGGGALMTPMLVIFFGVPPLAAVSSDLVVSAVMKPVGGLVHIRRRTVHWSLVGWLCLGSVPSAFVGVLLLRSLGDGERLQQGIKVALGAALVLAAAGLVFRTYTRMAEHAARRRAGTAGLSGSDSAPAEPPLRARPLPTVLIGAVGGLIVGMTSVGSGSLIIIALLMLYPLLRPAFLVGTDLVQAVPLVIAAAVGHLLFGDFRLDLTTSLLLGAVPGAWLGAQLSSRAPGGLVRRALTLVLLASAMKLLGVPDIPLLVALAAVVVAGSFGWMAARRRHGLPALARTELREPDRPADRAEPLRVGGR, encoded by the coding sequence GTGGACTGGGTATTGGTGCTGGCCGGTTGCGGCATCGGAATCATCGTCGGGCTGACCGGCATGGGCGGCGGGGCGCTGATGACCCCGATGCTGGTGATCTTCTTCGGCGTACCGCCGCTCGCCGCCGTCTCCAGCGACCTGGTGGTCAGCGCGGTGATGAAACCGGTCGGCGGGCTGGTGCACATCCGGCGGCGTACCGTGCACTGGTCGCTGGTCGGCTGGCTCTGCCTGGGCAGCGTGCCGAGCGCGTTCGTCGGCGTCCTGCTGCTGCGCTCGCTCGGCGACGGCGAGCGACTGCAGCAGGGCATCAAGGTGGCGCTCGGGGCGGCGCTGGTGCTGGCCGCCGCCGGCCTGGTGTTCCGCACCTACACCCGGATGGCCGAGCACGCCGCCCGCCGCCGGGCCGGCACCGCCGGCCTGTCCGGCAGCGACTCCGCACCGGCCGAGCCGCCGCTGCGGGCCCGGCCGCTGCCGACCGTGCTGATCGGTGCCGTCGGCGGTCTGATCGTCGGGATGACCAGCGTCGGCTCCGGCTCGCTGATCATCATCGCGTTGCTGATGCTCTACCCGCTGCTGCGGCCCGCCTTCCTGGTCGGCACCGACCTGGTGCAGGCGGTGCCGCTGGTGATCGCCGCCGCCGTCGGGCACCTGCTGTTCGGCGACTTCCGCCTCGACCTGACCACCTCGCTGCTGCTCGGCGCGGTGCCCGGGGCGTGGCTCGGCGCACAGCTGTCGTCGCGGGCACCCGGCGGCCTGGTCCGCCGAGCGTTGACCCTGGTGCTGCTGGCCAGCGCCATGAAGCTGCTCGGCGTGCCGGACATCCCGCTGCTGGTGGCCCTCGCCGCCGTCGTGGTCGCCGGGTCGTTCGGCTGGATGGCCGCCCGCCGCCGGCACGGCCTGCCCGCGCTGGCCCGTACCGAGCTGCGCGAGCCGGACCGGCCGGCCGACCGGGCCGAACCGCTGCGGGTCGGCGGCCGGTGA
- a CDS encoding iron chelate uptake ABC transporter family permease subunit, with amino-acid sequence MTGTDTRDRTVGLELPALGRLRRRRRRRATVVLAGLVGVVAIFALLSLSLGAYRISVDGVLRTLIGQGSGRDDFIILSLRLPRLVAGILAGAAFGLAGGIFQTLLRNPLASPDIIGVTGGASAAAVFALVTLGAGSLGVSVAAFVGAAGTATAVYLLSWRGGLTGYRFVLVGIAAAFMAHAVLGYLLTRGEVREAQTALSWMVGSLGSARWPEIAVLATLLGVLTPVLLALRPALGLLQFGDDTATGLGVRLERSRISLLAIAVALAAVATAVTGPIAFVAFVAMPIARRMMRSGAPVLLPAALVGVLVVTGADLVAQHLLPGNVKTPVGIVTAVIGGPYLLWLLATAGRNHGSVTRIT; translated from the coding sequence GTGACCGGCACCGACACCCGCGACCGTACCGTCGGTCTCGAGCTTCCCGCGCTGGGCCGGCTGCGGCGTCGTCGCCGCCGCCGGGCCACCGTCGTGCTGGCCGGGTTGGTCGGGGTCGTCGCGATCTTCGCCCTGCTCAGCCTCAGTCTCGGTGCCTACCGGATCTCGGTGGACGGGGTGCTGCGTACCCTGATCGGGCAGGGCAGCGGCCGGGACGACTTCATCATCCTCAGCCTGCGGCTGCCCCGACTGGTCGCCGGAATTCTGGCCGGCGCCGCGTTCGGCCTGGCCGGCGGCATCTTCCAGACCCTGTTGCGCAACCCGCTGGCCAGCCCGGACATCATCGGCGTCACCGGCGGGGCCAGCGCCGCCGCGGTGTTCGCGCTGGTCACGCTCGGCGCCGGTAGCCTCGGCGTGTCGGTCGCCGCGTTCGTCGGCGCGGCCGGTACGGCGACCGCCGTGTACCTGCTCTCCTGGCGGGGCGGGCTGACCGGGTACCGGTTCGTGCTGGTCGGCATCGCCGCCGCGTTCATGGCGCACGCTGTCCTCGGCTACCTGCTGACCCGGGGGGAGGTACGCGAGGCGCAGACGGCGTTGTCCTGGATGGTCGGCAGTCTGGGCAGCGCCCGCTGGCCGGAAATCGCCGTCCTGGCGACGCTGCTCGGCGTGCTCACCCCGGTGCTGCTGGCGTTGCGTCCGGCGCTCGGGCTGCTGCAGTTCGGCGACGACACCGCGACCGGCCTGGGGGTGCGGCTGGAACGCAGCCGGATCAGTCTGCTGGCGATCGCGGTGGCCCTCGCGGCAGTGGCGACCGCGGTGACCGGGCCGATTGCGTTCGTGGCGTTCGTCGCGATGCCGATCGCCCGGCGGATGATGCGCTCCGGGGCCCCGGTGCTGCTGCCGGCAGCCCTGGTCGGTGTGCTGGTGGTGACCGGGGCGGACCTGGTCGCCCAGCACCTGCTGCCCGGCAACGTGAAGACCCCGGTCGGCATTGTCACCGCGGTGATCGGCGGGCCGTATCTGCTGTGGTTGCTGGCCACCGCTGGCCGGAATCACGGCTCGGTAACCAGAATTACATAG
- a CDS encoding iron ABC transporter permease, which produces MLTSLRAGRGEHVGQDVTQSGRAFTMGRRLFGLLVAVLLLALTVFASLALGSRDIALPVVVEALVDRDPAVNDHVVIWELRLPRTVIGLLAGLALGLSGGLMQGLTRNPIADPGLLGINAGASLAVVAAITWLGIGTTAGYIWFAFGGATLAALLVYGIGSMGGDGATPVKLAIAGSALTAVLTSLITLVLLTNLQTLERYRFWQVGSLVGRDLDTARTVLLFIVVGTVMALVSGRVLNALSLGDDVAHGLGQHVVRDRAVIMTATVLLCGSATALTGPIVFVGLVVPHAARWVTGPDYRWILAYGAVLGAALLVAADVLGRLVAPPGEVEAGLVVAFLGAPVLIALVRRSRLASV; this is translated from the coding sequence ATGCTTACCTCACTCCGGGCCGGTCGGGGTGAGCATGTCGGACAAGATGTGACCCAAAGTGGCCGGGCCTTCACGATGGGTCGGCGACTTTTCGGGCTGCTGGTCGCCGTACTGCTGCTGGCCCTGACCGTATTCGCCAGCCTCGCCCTCGGATCCCGCGACATCGCGCTGCCGGTGGTGGTCGAGGCGCTGGTCGACCGCGACCCAGCGGTCAACGACCACGTCGTCATCTGGGAGCTGCGGCTGCCCCGGACCGTGATCGGGCTGCTCGCCGGTCTCGCCCTCGGCCTTTCCGGCGGGCTCATGCAGGGACTGACCCGTAACCCGATCGCCGACCCCGGCCTGCTCGGCATCAACGCCGGAGCCTCGCTCGCCGTCGTCGCCGCGATCACCTGGCTCGGCATCGGCACCACCGCCGGGTACATCTGGTTCGCGTTCGGCGGCGCGACCCTCGCCGCGCTGCTCGTCTACGGCATCGGGTCGATGGGCGGCGACGGCGCGACCCCGGTGAAACTCGCCATCGCCGGCTCGGCGCTCACCGCCGTGCTCACCTCGCTGATCACCCTGGTGCTGCTGACCAACCTGCAGACCCTGGAACGCTACCGGTTCTGGCAGGTCGGCTCGCTGGTCGGGCGGGACCTCGACACCGCCCGTACGGTGCTGCTGTTCATCGTCGTGGGCACCGTAATGGCGCTGGTCTCCGGCCGGGTGCTCAACGCGCTCAGCCTCGGCGACGACGTCGCCCACGGGCTCGGCCAGCACGTGGTCCGGGACCGGGCGGTCATCATGACCGCGACCGTGCTGCTCTGCGGGTCGGCGACGGCGCTCACCGGACCGATCGTCTTCGTCGGGCTGGTCGTGCCGCACGCCGCCCGCTGGGTGACCGGGCCGGACTACCGGTGGATCCTCGCCTACGGCGCGGTGCTCGGTGCCGCCCTGCTGGTCGCGGCCGACGTGCTCGGCCGACTGGTCGCCCCGCCCGGTGAGGTCGAGGCCGGCCTGGTCGTCGCGTTCCTCGGCGCACCGGTGCTGATCGCCCTGGTCCGCCGCTCCCGATTGGCCAGCGTGTGA
- a CDS encoding glycoside hydrolase N-terminal domain-containing protein has product MHRIDDTAPATRWEDAFLTGNGEYGLMVQGDPTAERIVLDHHRFVLPNGTRDRRPPELAGVIEQVRDLILAGRRAEAGRLLADGRQLEWTQSFHPGYALTVDEPTIAGRSAEPAPLPADYLRTTDFTTGEITVRWAGDRTRRAFVSRADRVAVIRLAAGECLLGATGDLPGRPPDVSYDITAYRRDGYAFLRVRGSYPAGLGAYGFEGLTLVTGDTEIVGDRILIGGDALALTVLDRYDVPGWGTDALHARLAGLADADYGQLLARHVALHRPMYQRVELRLRVDEADRRRPVGELLDAQRADDQRLSPALLERLFHAGRYLLISSSGVLPPRLTGLWLASWDAAWAGDFTTDANLNLQLAGANIGALPEVTAAHRRLIAGQVDDWRRNARAVYGGRGLLAPGRTDGEHGHLFHLCDEWPWPAWLPGAHWLLYPLWEHHLVTGEPLGEVAGWLVEAAEFFEDFLTRVGDDGRYVIVPSFSAETGPPDEHGEPVYPAVNATMDIAAARHAMRVAGGLTGAPRWADLAARLPGYLVDERGALAEWAWPGYRADDDHRHVSHLYPVWPLHEITPDGTPELARAAHRALAVRGDENLSAHGSLHRALVAARLRDAGLAADNLRKIFCADMFFRSLMSAHNPGLQTYNADAVHTLPGVLIELLVDSRPGSLHLLPAWPVELPGGILRGVTCRGRITVEELTWDATTLRVRLRSALTQQVTVRSPYGARAVDLPADEPVELSLHT; this is encoded by the coding sequence ATGCACCGGATCGACGACACGGCGCCCGCGACGCGCTGGGAAGACGCCTTCCTCACCGGCAACGGCGAGTACGGGCTGATGGTGCAGGGCGACCCGACCGCCGAGCGGATCGTGCTCGACCACCACCGGTTCGTGCTGCCCAACGGCACCCGCGACCGGCGGCCACCGGAGCTGGCCGGGGTCATCGAACAGGTCCGGGACTTGATCCTGGCCGGCCGACGGGCCGAGGCCGGCCGGCTGCTCGCCGACGGCCGGCAGCTGGAGTGGACCCAGTCGTTCCACCCCGGCTACGCGCTGACCGTCGACGAGCCGACCATCGCCGGCCGGTCCGCCGAGCCGGCACCGCTGCCCGCCGACTACCTGCGTACCACGGATTTCACCACCGGCGAGATCACCGTGCGGTGGGCCGGCGACCGCACCCGGCGAGCCTTCGTCTCCCGCGCGGACCGGGTCGCCGTGATCCGGCTCGCCGCCGGCGAATGCCTGCTCGGCGCCACCGGCGACCTGCCCGGCCGACCGCCCGACGTCAGCTACGACATCACCGCCTACCGGCGGGACGGATATGCGTTCCTGCGGGTCCGGGGCAGCTATCCGGCCGGCCTCGGGGCGTACGGCTTCGAAGGGCTGACCCTGGTGACCGGCGACACCGAGATCGTCGGCGACCGGATCCTGATCGGCGGGGACGCGTTGGCGCTGACCGTGCTCGACCGTTACGACGTGCCGGGCTGGGGCACCGATGCGTTGCACGCCCGGCTCGCCGGGCTGGCCGACGCCGACTACGGGCAACTGCTGGCCCGGCACGTGGCCCTGCACCGGCCGATGTACCAGCGGGTCGAGCTGCGGTTGCGGGTCGACGAGGCCGACCGGCGCCGTCCGGTCGGTGAGCTGCTCGACGCCCAGCGCGCCGACGACCAGCGACTGTCACCGGCGCTGCTGGAGCGGCTGTTCCACGCCGGCCGGTACCTGCTGATCAGCTCCAGCGGGGTGCTGCCGCCCCGACTGACCGGGCTCTGGCTGGCCTCCTGGGACGCCGCCTGGGCCGGCGACTTCACCACCGACGCCAACCTGAACCTGCAGTTGGCCGGGGCGAACATCGGCGCGCTGCCGGAGGTGACCGCGGCGCACCGACGGTTGATCGCCGGCCAGGTCGACGACTGGCGACGCAACGCGCGGGCGGTGTACGGCGGCCGTGGCCTGCTGGCGCCGGGGCGCACCGACGGCGAGCACGGGCACCTGTTCCACCTCTGCGACGAGTGGCCCTGGCCGGCCTGGCTGCCCGGCGCGCACTGGCTGCTGTACCCGCTGTGGGAGCACCATCTGGTCACCGGGGAGCCGCTGGGGGAGGTGGCCGGTTGGCTGGTCGAGGCGGCCGAGTTCTTCGAGGACTTCCTCACCCGGGTCGGCGACGACGGTCGATACGTGATCGTGCCGTCGTTCTCCGCCGAGACCGGGCCGCCCGACGAGCACGGCGAGCCGGTCTATCCGGCGGTGAACGCCACCATGGACATCGCCGCCGCCCGGCACGCGATGCGGGTCGCGGGCGGGTTGACCGGTGCGCCCCGGTGGGCCGACCTGGCCGCGCGGCTGCCCGGGTACCTGGTGGACGAGCGGGGCGCGCTGGCCGAGTGGGCCTGGCCCGGCTACCGCGCCGACGACGACCACCGGCACGTCAGCCACCTCTACCCGGTGTGGCCGCTGCACGAGATCACCCCGGACGGGACCCCGGAGCTGGCCCGCGCGGCCCACCGGGCACTGGCGGTACGCGGCGACGAGAACCTGTCCGCGCACGGCAGCCTGCACCGGGCGCTGGTCGCCGCCCGGCTGCGCGACGCCGGCCTGGCCGCCGACAACCTGCGGAAGATCTTCTGCGCGGACATGTTCTTCCGGTCGTTGATGAGTGCCCACAACCCGGGGCTGCAGACCTATAACGCCGACGCCGTGCACACGCTGCCCGGCGTCCTGATCGAGCTGCTGGTCGATTCGCGTCCCGGGTCGCTGCACCTGCTGCCGGCCTGGCCGGTCGAGCTGCCCGGCGGCATCCTGCGCGGGGTGACCTGCCGGGGCCGGATCACCGTCGAGGAGCTGACCTGGGACGCCACGACGCTGCGGGTCCGGCTCCGCTCGGCGCTCACCCAACAGGTGACGGTACGCAGCCCGTACGGTGCGAGGGCGGTGGACCTGCCCGCCGATGAACCGGTGGAGCTTTCCCTGCATACTTAG
- a CDS encoding GH1 family beta-glucosidase produces the protein MSVSPLSGRVFPGNFLWGTATASYQVEGAAAVDGRTPSIWDTFAHTPGLVTNGDTGDVACDHYHRLEEDLDILAELGVGAYRFSISWSRVLPGAGSQLNQRGVDFYSALVDGLRARGIAPVATLYHWDLPQELEDAGGWPHRDTAERFAEYAGRMGEVLGDRVHTWITLNEPWCSAYLGYGSGVHAPARTEPAAALAAVHHLNLGHGLAVRALRASIDPAARVSVTLNLHQVRGESPGDAEAVRRIDALANRAFLGPMLDGAYPRDLIDDTAAVTDWSFVRDGDEAAAHAPLDLLGVNYYNPVLVRQWDGVSARSTADGHADGAASPWIGVTDVEFVTQPGPYTQMGWNIDETGLTELLLRLHRDYPGLPMMITENGAAFDDVLDDDGRVRDPRRVDYLHRHLTAVAEAIDGGADVRGYFVWSLMDNFEWAHGYGKTFGIVHVDRQTMRRTWKESAHWYRRVVAANALPAAR, from the coding sequence ATGTCCGTATCGCCGCTATCTGGCCGCGTCTTCCCCGGCAACTTCCTCTGGGGTACGGCGACCGCGTCGTACCAGGTCGAGGGGGCCGCCGCAGTGGACGGCCGGACGCCCTCCATCTGGGACACCTTCGCGCACACCCCCGGTCTGGTCACCAACGGCGACACCGGTGACGTGGCCTGCGACCACTACCACCGGCTGGAGGAGGACCTGGACATCCTCGCCGAGCTCGGCGTCGGCGCGTACCGGTTCTCGATCTCCTGGTCCCGGGTGCTGCCCGGGGCCGGCAGCCAGCTCAACCAGCGGGGCGTGGACTTCTACTCGGCGCTGGTCGACGGGCTGCGGGCCCGGGGGATCGCGCCGGTCGCCACCCTCTACCACTGGGACCTGCCGCAGGAGCTGGAGGACGCCGGCGGCTGGCCGCACCGGGACACCGCCGAGCGGTTCGCCGAGTACGCCGGCCGGATGGGCGAGGTGCTCGGCGACCGGGTGCACACCTGGATCACCCTCAACGAGCCGTGGTGCTCGGCGTACCTGGGCTACGGCTCCGGGGTGCACGCCCCGGCGCGCACCGAGCCGGCCGCCGCGTTGGCCGCCGTGCACCACCTCAACCTCGGTCACGGTCTGGCGGTACGCGCGCTGCGGGCGAGCATCGACCCGGCGGCCCGGGTCAGCGTGACGTTGAACCTGCACCAGGTGCGGGGCGAGTCGCCCGGCGACGCCGAGGCGGTGCGCCGGATCGACGCGCTGGCCAACCGGGCTTTCCTCGGGCCGATGCTGGACGGGGCGTACCCACGGGACCTGATCGACGACACCGCGGCGGTGACCGACTGGTCGTTCGTGCGCGACGGCGACGAGGCGGCCGCGCACGCCCCGCTGGACCTGCTCGGGGTGAACTACTACAACCCGGTGCTGGTCCGCCAGTGGGACGGGGTGTCGGCGCGGTCGACCGCCGACGGGCACGCCGACGGGGCGGCCTCGCCGTGGATCGGTGTCACCGACGTCGAGTTCGTCACCCAGCCCGGCCCGTACACCCAGATGGGCTGGAACATCGACGAGACCGGGCTGACCGAACTGCTGCTGCGGCTGCACCGTGACTACCCGGGGCTGCCAATGATGATCACCGAGAACGGGGCGGCGTTCGACGACGTGCTCGACGACGACGGCCGGGTCCGTGACCCGCGACGGGTCGACTACCTGCACCGGCACCTGACCGCGGTGGCCGAGGCGATCGACGGCGGGGCCGACGTACGCGGGTACTTCGTGTGGTCGCTGATGGACAACTTCGAGTGGGCGCACGGGTACGGCAAGACGTTCGGCATCGTGCACGTCGACCGGCAGACGATGCGGCGTACCTGGAAGGAGAGCGCGCACTGGTACCGGCGGGTGGTGGCCGCGAACGCGCTGCCGGCCGCCCGCTGA
- a CDS encoding LacI family DNA-binding transcriptional regulator has product MSSLRDVAKRANVAVSTVSAALNGTRPVAADTRTRIEAAAAELGYRPNLLARGLVSKRTRILALLYPAPERGFGLTEMQFATSAAEAASAAGYHLLLSPENADPVEELRYLTGLGLIDGVLLMEVRLDDERVDFLTDAGVPFSMIGRTRDPAGIDHADIDFQAAARDAVAHLAGLGHRGFAFVNHPAEAYAAHYGPTVRTGAEFAMAAADAGLTYLDAFPAETAEQGRRISGRQASWSLLIVGESAADTSSPGPLDVTEAGVRVTADPGTDQIEIVLSA; this is encoded by the coding sequence ATGAGTTCGTTACGCGACGTAGCCAAGCGGGCGAACGTCGCCGTCAGTACGGTGTCGGCCGCGCTCAACGGCACCCGTCCGGTGGCCGCCGACACACGAACGCGCATCGAGGCGGCCGCCGCCGAACTCGGATACCGGCCCAACCTGCTCGCCCGCGGGCTGGTCAGCAAACGCACCCGGATTCTCGCCCTGCTCTACCCGGCCCCGGAGCGTGGCTTCGGGCTGACCGAGATGCAGTTCGCCACCAGTGCCGCCGAGGCGGCCAGTGCCGCCGGCTACCACCTGCTGCTCTCGCCCGAGAACGCCGACCCGGTCGAGGAGCTGCGCTACCTGACCGGCCTCGGACTCATCGACGGCGTACTGCTGATGGAGGTCCGCCTGGACGACGAACGGGTCGACTTCCTCACCGATGCCGGGGTGCCGTTCAGCATGATCGGCCGGACCCGGGACCCGGCCGGGATCGACCACGCCGACATCGACTTCCAAGCCGCCGCCCGCGACGCGGTGGCGCATCTGGCCGGGCTCGGTCATCGCGGGTTCGCCTTCGTCAACCACCCGGCAGAGGCCTACGCCGCCCACTACGGACCTACCGTACGCACCGGTGCCGAGTTCGCCATGGCCGCCGCCGACGCCGGCCTGACCTACCTCGACGCCTTCCCGGCCGAGACCGCCGAGCAGGGCCGCCGCATCAGCGGACGGCAGGCATCCTGGAGCCTGTTGATCGTCGGGGAGTCGGCCGCCGATACGTCCAGCCCAGGCCCGCTCGACGTCACCGAGGCGGGCGTCCGGGTCACCGCCGACCCGGGCACCGACCAGATCGAGATCGTGCTCAGCGCGTAA
- a CDS encoding DUF3152 domain-containing protein, translated as MRIGRYPVPAALLTAVLAAGVLVGCGTAPAQPQWLPAPGAAGGQPATADPTGPSATADAAGSSPTPSASPSPTPSPTPTVPPDSAIPRSASGSFAAADGAAGRIGIGARIVTYRVEVEQGIDWGSLEPWAVRRFADRVDGVLAASRGWTESGFHPVTERSVGLNRASWSFRRVGGNSYDVRIRLATPQTVDRLCGQVGLTTAGVFSCRFGTTIMINLRRWLQGADGYPVTIDDYQTSVINHEIGHYLGFDHMGCAGQGQLAPVMGLQTTDLGGCLPNPYPFDEDGRFVSGPWQPS; from the coding sequence GTGCGTATCGGGCGATATCCGGTCCCGGCGGCGCTGCTGACAGCGGTGCTGGCTGCCGGCGTACTGGTCGGTTGTGGCACCGCCCCGGCGCAACCGCAGTGGCTGCCGGCACCGGGTGCGGCCGGCGGACAGCCGGCGACGGCCGATCCGACCGGTCCGAGCGCGACGGCGGACGCCGCCGGGTCCAGCCCGACGCCGAGCGCCAGCCCGAGCCCGACACCGAGCCCCACACCGACCGTGCCGCCGGATTCGGCGATTCCCCGCTCGGCCAGTGGCAGCTTCGCCGCCGCCGACGGGGCGGCGGGCCGGATCGGTATCGGTGCCCGGATCGTCACCTACCGCGTCGAGGTCGAACAGGGCATCGACTGGGGCAGCCTGGAGCCGTGGGCGGTACGGCGGTTCGCCGACCGGGTGGACGGCGTCCTGGCCGCCTCCCGTGGCTGGACCGAGTCGGGGTTCCACCCGGTGACCGAGCGCAGTGTCGGGTTGAACCGGGCGTCGTGGTCGTTCCGGCGGGTCGGCGGGAACAGCTACGACGTGCGGATCCGGCTGGCCACCCCGCAGACCGTCGACCGGCTGTGCGGTCAGGTCGGGCTGACCACGGCCGGGGTCTTCTCCTGCCGGTTCGGCACCACCATCATGATCAACCTGCGCCGCTGGCTGCAGGGCGCGGACGGCTACCCGGTCACCATCGACGACTACCAGACCAGCGTGATCAACCACGAGATCGGCCACTACCTGGGCTTCGACCACATGGGCTGCGCCGGCCAGGGCCAGTTGGCCCCGGTGATGGGCCTGCAGACCACCGACCTGGGCGGCTGCCTGCCGAACCCGTACCCGTTCGACGAGGACGGCCGGTTCGTCAGCGGCCCGTGGCAGCCGTCCTGA
- a CDS encoding iron-siderophore ABC transporter substrate-binding protein translates to MISRKLSRVLFAAPLALTIGLTACGSGDDSSTDDAATGGSSAGFPVTIEHALGETTIEDTPTRVVAWGWGSADAAIALDVVPVAIPFQSYGGDANGVLPWIAEKLDETGAEVPTVLPDAQEPPFDEIAAADPDLILAVYSGIDQEQYDLLSQIAPTVAYPGEAWATPWRDLITTVGTALGKSDEAQALLDDIDARIATKAEENPQLAGKSVAMVWDSAGTFYVYKEADPRVEFALDLGMTGAPSVNDLGTDESTFYFTMSYEQLDQLTSDVLVSFATTQEEQDAFLSSQAAQTMPQIQSGAVASLVGAEFIASVSPPTALSVTWGLDEYVAALAEAADKVDAAS, encoded by the coding sequence GTGATCAGCAGAAAACTCAGCCGCGTCCTTTTCGCCGCCCCACTCGCCCTCACCATCGGCCTGACCGCGTGCGGTTCCGGTGACGATTCCAGCACCGACGACGCCGCGACCGGTGGCAGCTCGGCCGGCTTCCCGGTGACCATCGAGCACGCCCTCGGCGAGACCACCATCGAAGACACCCCGACCCGGGTGGTCGCCTGGGGCTGGGGCAGCGCCGACGCCGCCATCGCGCTCGACGTGGTGCCGGTGGCCATCCCGTTCCAGAGCTACGGCGGCGACGCCAACGGCGTACTGCCGTGGATCGCCGAGAAGCTCGACGAGACCGGCGCCGAGGTGCCCACCGTCCTGCCGGACGCCCAGGAACCGCCGTTCGACGAGATCGCCGCCGCCGACCCGGACCTGATCCTCGCCGTCTACTCCGGCATCGACCAGGAACAGTACGACCTGCTCAGCCAGATCGCGCCGACGGTCGCCTACCCGGGTGAGGCGTGGGCCACCCCGTGGCGGGACCTGATCACCACCGTCGGCACCGCGCTCGGCAAGAGCGACGAGGCGCAGGCGCTGCTGGACGACATCGACGCGCGGATCGCCACCAAGGCCGAGGAGAACCCGCAGCTGGCCGGCAAGAGCGTCGCCATGGTCTGGGACTCCGCCGGCACCTTCTACGTCTACAAGGAGGCCGACCCGCGGGTCGAGTTCGCCCTCGACCTCGGGATGACCGGCGCGCCCAGCGTCAACGACCTCGGCACCGACGAGTCGACGTTCTACTTCACCATGAGTTACGAGCAGCTCGATCAGCTCACCTCGGACGTGCTGGTGTCGTTCGCCACCACTCAGGAGGAACAGGACGCGTTCCTCTCCTCGCAGGCCGCGCAGACCATGCCGCAGATCCAGTCCGGGGCGGTCGCCTCACTGGTCGGTGCCGAGTTCATCGCCTCGGTATCGCCGCCCACCGCGTTGTCGGTCACCTGGGGCCTCGACGAGTACGTCGCCGCGCTCGCCGAAGCCGCCGACAAGGTCGACGCCGCTTCCTGA
- a CDS encoding phosphodiesterase — MTLGARLARVRGGRLLHPRGCSFTGEVQLWGPLADWFLPAGRWPAVIRFSRGTPTPPGWPDILGLAVRIQVPDRPVDLLVSSAGRAPVLRHLPLPRRDFATTYGSILSLRHGRHRIYLAASPATPGRLGGAVERLAEVAARRPIVLRLAAATATSHWRTFGRIDVGEPLPSAVDAALAFDPTGHPPLRLRTGGLIQRLRTVTYAASRRARGASTDDNPIAAAGRRPLA; from the coding sequence GTGACCCTCGGAGCCCGGCTGGCGCGGGTGCGAGGCGGCCGGCTGCTGCACCCTCGCGGCTGCTCGTTCACCGGCGAGGTCCAGCTCTGGGGGCCGCTCGCCGACTGGTTCCTGCCCGCGGGACGGTGGCCGGCCGTCATCCGCTTCTCCCGGGGCACCCCGACCCCGCCCGGCTGGCCGGACATCCTCGGCCTGGCGGTCCGGATCCAGGTCCCGGACCGCCCGGTCGACCTGCTGGTGTCCAGTGCCGGCCGGGCGCCGGTACTGCGCCACCTTCCGCTGCCCCGACGCGACTTCGCCACCACGTACGGCAGCATCCTGTCGTTGCGGCACGGCCGGCACCGGATCTATCTGGCCGCGTCTCCGGCCACCCCGGGCCGCCTCGGCGGCGCGGTCGAGCGGCTCGCTGAGGTCGCCGCCCGTCGCCCGATCGTGTTGCGGCTGGCGGCGGCCACCGCCACCAGCCACTGGCGGACGTTCGGTCGGATCGACGTCGGCGAACCGCTGCCGTCCGCCGTCGACGCCGCGCTCGCCTTCGACCCGACCGGACACCCTCCGCTGCGGCTGCGAACGGGTGGGCTGATCCAACGGCTCCGTACCGTCACCTACGCCGCCTCCCGGCGAGCCCGGGGCGCCAGCACCGACGACAATCCGATTGCCGCCGCCGGCCGGCGACCGCTAGCGTGA